GAAGTAGAAGCAATTTTGGGTAAGAAATCCACCAGAAAGTCAACTGAAGTGGCACAAATGGTGCAACAGTTAGAAACTTTGCGGGTTTATCTCAAACAGCAACGCACAGAGCGAGGTAGTTTGCAGTTAAATCTGCCACCAAACAAAAACCCCTTCTACGACGAAGGTATTCTTGGATGTGTGGTAGAAAACGATTCACCTGTGCGATCGCTTTTGAGTGAATTTGTGCTGCTGGTGAATCAAATCGTGGCAAATCACCTTAATGCTTTGGGAATTCCTGCTATTTGGCGAGTGCAAGGCGCACCCGATCCAGAAGATGTACAGGAAATGCTGAAATTGGCTATCAATTTAGGCGTAGATCTGTCAATCGATCCAGAAATAGATATTCAACCGCTAGATTATCAACAATTAACTAGGGTATTTGCAGAGTCGTCATCCGAGCAAGTATTAACCTACCTGTTACAGGATACCCTCAAGCAGGCAGTATACAGCACTAACAAAGCACCTCACTTTGGTTTAGCACTGCCAGAATATACCCACTTTACAGCTCCTTTGCGACGTTATCCGGATTTACTAATGCAGAGAGTATTTTATGCATTACTCGAACACGGACGCGATCGCCGCAATACCCGTGTCAAAGAGCGTGTTAACCTGCGTTCTTCCACCAGTCACGGTGAAATTAATTGGAATGTTCTGCCGCCAGAATTGCAAAGTGAACTGCAAAGCGAACTAACAAGGGTGATTACCCAAATTAATGATCGCGAAAAAGAAGTCCTAGAAGCTGAAGCCGATTTGGAGGGTTTGCAAAGAGCCTCTCTCATGAAACAGCGCATCGGTGAAGTGTTCAATGGTGTAATTACTGGTGTTCAATCCTACGGCTTCTTTGTAGAAATTGAAGTACCGCCCAAAGAAACTAAAGGAATTCAAAACGCTCCTTTACGAGTAGAAGGATTGGTACATGTCAGTTCCCTCAAAGATGATTGGTATGAGTACCGAGCCAGACAACAAGCACTGTTTGGACGCAAAAATCGTGCTTCCTATCGATTGGGCGATCGCGTTGCCGTGCAGGTTAAAAGTGTCGATTACTACCGCCAGCAAATTGATTTAGTAACAGTTGGTAGTGATGGTATTCCTTCTCGTCACGATATCGGCGCAATTAATGGTGAAGAACCAGGTATCTACTTACCCCACGATATGGAACCAGACGACTTAGAATCATATTCAGATGATGAATAAAGAAACTAAGAATTGGTTAATGGTTAGTAAGTAGTGGTTAGTAACCTAACATCTTGCAACAGTCTCAACAGCCACCAGGCAAAGCCTCAAAACCCTCGTTACCAGGTTCAACCTGGTAACCAAAAAACTCACCCTCACAGTAGTTAGTAGCTAACCATTAACTACTAACTACTTAATTTCCCATTTCACATTTAACAGCGTGTCAAATCAAACTCAACCTATCGTTTTAGGAGTATCAGGCGCATCTGGATTGATTTATGCGGTGCGGATGATCAAATTTTTGCTTCAAGCCGACTATGAAATCGAATTGGTTGCTTCCAAATCAACCTACATGGTTTGGCAATCCGAGCAAAATATTCGTATGCCGGTAGAACCTATTCAACAAGAGCAATTTTGGCGAGAGCAAGCAGGAGTTGAAGTTGGAGGAAAACTACGCTGTCATCCTTGGGGTGATGTGGGAGCAAATATCGCCAGTGGTTCCTTTCGTACCCTTGGAATGATTGTGATTCCGTGCAGTATGGCGACAGTAGCCAAGCTAGCAGCAGGTTTGAGTTCTGACTTGTTGGAGCGGGCAGCAGATGTACAGATTAAAGAAGGGCGAAAGTTAGTGATAGTTCCCCGCGAAACTCCTTTTAGCCTCATTCACCTTAGGAATTTAACCACCCTTGCAGAAGCTGGAGTTAGAATTGTTCCTGCAATTCCTGCTTGGTATCACAATCCTCAGACAATTGAGGATTTAGTTGATTTTGTTGTCGCCCGTACTTTAGATCAACTAGAAATTGATTGCATCCCAATTCAGCGTTGGCAAGGTAATCATTGATAATAAGAGGGTATAGGGGACAGGTGACAGGGGACAGGGAATTTTAGATTTTAAATTTTGGATTTTAGATTAAATTCCAATCCAAAATTTAATTGCCCACTCAGACACTCACCCACTCCTATTCCTAGTCCCCAATCCCTAGTCCCTAATCCCTATTCCCTATGGCTATATTTCGCTTAATTTTATTAGTAGCATTATTGGGAGGACTAGCATTGTTACTAGCACAAAACTGGTCACCTGTGCTCCCACTAGTTTTTTTGGGTATGCAGACTCAGGCATTGCCACTAGCGATGTGGATCTTGTTCAGCACTGCTGCAGGTGCTGCTACCTCTTTAGCAATTTCTATCTTGTTTCAATTATCAAGCTATTTTACAGCACCAAAACGCCAAGTTAGCCCTGCATCTAAACCACCAAGAACACGAACTCCATTCGATAGTGATCGCCCTCGTACTGAAGAACCTAAATATAGCTATACTAGTCCTCCACCATCAGCAAGTGAAACTGCTGATAGTACCCGTGCTAGTGCAGAGGATTGGGAAACAAGCAGTATTAATGATGATTGGGATTTTGACGAAACAGAGGAAACAGCTAAATCTCCCCAAAATACACACTTTAGAGACTCTGATACTTACGAAAAACAACAAGAACCAAAAAGTGGCTCTAAATCAGGTTCTGTTTACTCTTACAACTACCGTGAACCTAAAAATTCTGGGGCGGGAAAAACGGAATCAGTTTACGATGCTGATTATCGAGTAATTGTTCCCCCCTATCAACCACCGACTGATAATCAAGCCGATGGAGATGAAGATGATTGGGGATTTTTAGACGATGATAACGAAAATGAAGATGAACGTCCCCGTCGATAAGAAGAGGCACAATAGCCTGAGTACCTACTTTATACCACAACGTTCACGAGACTCCTGCTTGACTTTGCCCGTCATCGCAGCTTCCTGTAAAGTCATAAAAGCGTTCAAATCTTCTAAATCATACCGGGTTGTCAGCAATTGTCGCAGTTGGTTTTCTGCCTCCACAGTTAAGTAGCCAGTTAATAAAGCCGTTTGTACAACGTCTCGAATCCGAGTCATGGTTGAAACCTCTAAAACCACACTTAATTTATTCGGCTCGCCCAGAATACGTAGTATTTTCACCGTATATCAATCGATCAAGATGGCAAAGATTTATTCAACCACGAAATAAACTCAGTCATTTTTTACACCTTTTTAAGAATAAATACTGATTTGCAAATTAGAGAAATCAAGTTAAATTAGTTTGAGAGTAAAGCAGCATTAAGTTTGTTACTAAAAATTTATCAGTGTACTGATAAAAACACCTCGCTGCTTAAAGTTTCCACTACTTGTGAATCCCGCTTTTTGAAGTTGACGTAAATTGAGTGAATAAAGTTTCAAACAAATTTCATGAAAGTTCCGTTAAGCCTAAAGATAGCTAAACCGGAACTGTCAATTCACCTAACGAGTGTTATCAAATTCGTTATAACTTTATCATACATTCATTATTGCTTCATCAAACAGTCGTTAATATTAGTTCTGAATTACTTATGAGAAATAACAGTAACGACTGTGTCTAACTTTAAGAAGATAGAAGAGGAATTTATAGAAGCAAACACTCATTGGGAAATAGAAAAGTTATATGTAGATTTAGCTTTAGCAAAAGGCAAGGCTCTAACTCCAGTTGAAAAAAAGTTTCTACGCGGTTTACTTTGCGGTTTTAGTCCTGCTGAAATTGCTAGTAAAGTGTATGAAAGTCGTAGTAGTAGTACAGTTAGAGTATATCTTTCTAATGGGTTATATAAGTATATAGAAGATTTGGTTAGCAATCAAGCTGGATATTCTGTTAAAGTAAAGAACTGGAGTCGTGTAACTTATTTGCTTGAAAAGGCTGGTTACAAAAAAAAATTACTAGCAGTAGATTTAGATAGCGATCGCATTCTTACCACAAAACTAAATGATACTAATTTATCTACGCCCAAACAAGACTCACATTTAGATTTAGATGAAGCAGCAGATGTGAGTTTTTTTTATGGCAGAGAAACAGAATTAGCACTAATTAAAAAATATATTCTTCAAGATAATTGCCGACTTTTAGTACTTTGGGGCATGGCTGGGATCGGAAAAACAGCTTTAGCGCGGAAGCTAGCACAAGAGATTCAAGAAAATTTTGATTATGTGATTTGGCGTTCATTACATCTTGCTCCGCCTTTAGAAACTATTTTGAGTCAAGTCATTCAATTTTTATCTCCTCAAAAACAGATAAATATCACAGAAAAAAGTGTTAATTTAGTTAGTTCGCAATTAATACATTGCTTACGTTATTATCGTTGTCTAATCATTTTAGATCATGTAGATACAATTTTAGATAATAAATATGGAAATGAATTAGATCATTTTAATATCTCAGATAATAATTATAGAAGACAAAATAATTATTACTCCTTACCCTATATTGGCTATCTTTATGGTTATGAAAATTATGGAGATTTAATTAGACGCATAGGAGACTCGCAGCACCAAAGTTGCTTGTTGCTAACCACACGAGAAAAGCCTAGCAAAATTGCTGATTTCAAAGATGAAAACTTATCTGTGCGATGTTTACAATTAACGGGTTTAAATCAAGTAGAAAATGCAGAACTATTTACAAATAAAGAATTAATCGAATTCAATCAAGAAGATATAAAACATATTAATAATTGGTATGCAGGTAATCCATTATTTATAAAATTAGTTACAAATATAATTCATGAGTTTTTTGGTGCTAGTGTACAAAAATTTTTAGCACAAAATACTCTAATATTTGCAGAAATACGAGTAATCTTAGACGAGCAGTTTAATCGTTTGTCTAATCTAGAAAAGCAAATAATGTATTGCATAGCAGTTAATCCAGATTTTATTTCATTACAGACAATAGAAAGTAATATATTACCATCCTTGCCACAACAATTAATATTGCAAGGTATAGAGCTATTACAAAAACGATCGCTAATAGAAAGGCAAGTATCAGGCTTCTCTCTAATACCAGTATTGAGAGAATATATTATTGAAAGATTAATCGAGGACAATTGGAGATTTAGTGCGCAAAAAGCAGGCTCATTACTGATAACTCATGCATTTTTGGAAAAACAACTGAAAAATTACATTCAAGCAAGTCGTTTAAATATGGAAAATTAAGGTAGAGTAAAAAGCGATCGTTAAAGATTTGATGAGACTATAGCTGGAGCAAAGCGACTTGTGAATAGCTTATTAAAAGGGATTAATCTGTACTTAGTTGCAATGCCGGGAGCGGGAAAAACAACAGTAGGGCGTTTACTGGCAAAACAGCTAAGTTATGGATTTATAGACACTGACGAAGTAATTGTACAAGCAGCAGGACAGTCTATCAGTCAAATGTTTGCCGAACAAGGAGAAGCAGAGTTTCGCCTGTTAGAAAGCAAGGTTTTAGCACAAATTTGTGCGATTCAAAAGCTAGTAGTTGCCACTGGTGGGGGGATTATCCTGCGGCGAGAAAACTGGAGTTATTTACATCACGGCTTAGTTGTTTGGCTAGATGCAGCAGTAGATATACTGTATAGTCGTTTAAGAGAGGATACAACCCGACCATTATTGCAAGAAACCGATCCCAAAGCAAAGTTGCGATCGCTCCTCGAACAACGACAACCACTTTACGCTCAAGCCGATTTGCGAATTACCATCAGGGAAGAAGAAACACCAGAAGACATTTCTACACGAGTTTTAGAAGCAATTCCCAGCGTTCTCAAAAAACCGGATTCTCTGCCAAATGGTTATTAGTAATTTTGTTAGTGGATAGTCAATAGTCATTAGTCATTTGTTAGTAGGGGAGCCAGTGCGTTGTAGCACCTGGCGTGCGGGTTTTATTGATGATTTTTCGGTTGAAACAGACAATTTATCTTCTAAACCCGCCCGTATAGTGGTTAGTTGTTTATTACTCCCCTTGTCTGCGTCTCCCCATCTCCCTCAATCTGTGAGAAATTGTTGGGAGTACTAAATTAACTTTCACAAGCTCCTCATCATGATTAACGATACTGAATACATTCGGCAAGCTGCGGCTACGCGTGTGCAAGTGTTAAGTGAGGCATTACCTTACATCCAACAATTTACAGGCCGAACTATCGTTGTCAAATACGGCGGCGCGGCGATGAAAGATAGCAATCTCAAAGATAAAGTTATCCGCGATATCGTATTTATGTCCTGTGTTGGTTTGCGCCCAATTTTGGTACATGGCGGTGGCCCAGAAATTAATAGTTGGCTTGATAAACTGGGAATCGAAGCACAATTTAAGAACGGTTTGCGGGTAACTGATGCACCGACAATGGATGTTGTAGAAATGGTGTTAGTCGGTCGTGTTAATAAAGAAATTGTCTCTTTGATTAATCAAGCTGGCGGTTCAGCAGTGGGGCTATGTGGTAAGGATGGCAATTTAATTAAAGCTCGTCCCCAAGGAGAAGAAGGCATTGGCTTTGTAGGGGAAGTGAGCATTGTAAAGATTAAGATTTTAGAAACACTGGTAAGTAACGGATATATTCCCGTAGTATCAAGTGTAGCTGCCGATGACACTGGTCAAGCTTACAATATCAACGCTGACACCGTAGCTGGAGAAATCGCAGCAGCAATGGGAGCAGAAAAGCTGATTTTGCTCACTGATACACGAGGTATTCTCAAAGATTATAAAGATCCCTCTAGTTTAATTCCCAAAGTAGATATTCAAGAAGCCCGTGAACTAATTGGTGCTGGTGTCGTCAGTGGCGGCATGATCCCCAAAGTTAATTGCTGCGTGCGATCGCTCGCTCAAGGAGTACGTGCTGCACACATTATTGATGGTCGCATTCCCCATGCTCTACTACTAGAAATCTTTACCGATGGCGGGATTGGCACCATGATTGGTGGCTCTCAATTTGTGTGAGTAGGGACTAGGGGCTAGGAAGATAACAAGGGGAATGGAGGAGTGGGAGAGGAGCCAGTGCGCCCTTGGAGGTTCCCCGGAGCTTTCGGAGTCTCCGGCTCCGCTCCGTTGTAGCACCTGGCGTGGGGAGAGTAGGGGAGATAAGGAGAATCCTTGTTCCTATCCCCTGTCCCCTTTCACCTGTCACCTATCCCTGTCCTACCAGGGAGATTTGATGATAATGTGTTGTCTTCCTGGCTTACGATCCGAAGAATCAACTATTGTCGGATTAATTAGTGTTGAGTTGATGATGCTTGGATTCGTCAACACAGGATTGACTAAAATTGTATCTTGGTTTTTGTACCGCCCGTGTCGGTGTAAATGGTACTTATAATCTGGGTATAGGTGATGACTATGACTTGG
This genomic interval from Chlorogloeopsis sp. ULAP01 contains the following:
- a CDS encoding ribonuclease R family protein; translated protein: MEFSIATLLANFTDDKLVARKLLEKKLGCEDEASLEKLHIALEVLEKIGILVKERGKYRRVTEEGLIEAKLRCSSKGFCFAIQDVEGAEDIYIRESHLSNAWNGDRVLVRVLKEGSRRRSPEGEVKLILERSNHTLLARIKQVEIGFRAVPLDDRLLFELKLQNHHPKLEEAVDHLAHVEVLRYPLAQYPPLGRVVQILGSDAEAAADIDLVTCKHDLSRTFSENVQEAATKLPKRILKADLKNRLDLRQKFTVAINGNNVDTKTVENAFSLEKTAAGNWQLSFHIADVSHYVQPDEALDREALRRGRTVYLGELVLPMLPETVADRCSLVPGSDRLTISCLITFDSQTGQMLDWEIQPSVIKVDTLLNPQEVEAILGKKSTRKSTEVAQMVQQLETLRVYLKQQRTERGSLQLNLPPNKNPFYDEGILGCVVENDSPVRSLLSEFVLLVNQIVANHLNALGIPAIWRVQGAPDPEDVQEMLKLAINLGVDLSIDPEIDIQPLDYQQLTRVFAESSSEQVLTYLLQDTLKQAVYSTNKAPHFGLALPEYTHFTAPLRRYPDLLMQRVFYALLEHGRDRRNTRVKERVNLRSSTSHGEINWNVLPPELQSELQSELTRVITQINDREKEVLEAEADLEGLQRASLMKQRIGEVFNGVITGVQSYGFFVEIEVPPKETKGIQNAPLRVEGLVHVSSLKDDWYEYRARQQALFGRKNRASYRLGDRVAVQVKSVDYYRQQIDLVTVGSDGIPSRHDIGAINGEEPGIYLPHDMEPDDLESYSDDE
- a CDS encoding flavin prenyltransferase UbiX, producing MSNQTQPIVLGVSGASGLIYAVRMIKFLLQADYEIELVASKSTYMVWQSEQNIRMPVEPIQQEQFWREQAGVEVGGKLRCHPWGDVGANIASGSFRTLGMIVIPCSMATVAKLAAGLSSDLLERAADVQIKEGRKLVIVPRETPFSLIHLRNLTTLAEAGVRIVPAIPAWYHNPQTIEDLVDFVVARTLDQLEIDCIPIQRWQGNH
- a CDS encoding LapA family protein; protein product: MAIFRLILLVALLGGLALLLAQNWSPVLPLVFLGMQTQALPLAMWILFSTAAGAATSLAISILFQLSSYFTAPKRQVSPASKPPRTRTPFDSDRPRTEEPKYSYTSPPPSASETADSTRASAEDWETSSINDDWDFDETEETAKSPQNTHFRDSDTYEKQQEPKSGSKSGSVYSYNYREPKNSGAGKTESVYDADYRVIVPPYQPPTDNQADGDEDDWGFLDDDNENEDERPRR
- a CDS encoding NB-ARC domain-containing protein; its protein translation is MSNFKKIEEEFIEANTHWEIEKLYVDLALAKGKALTPVEKKFLRGLLCGFSPAEIASKVYESRSSSTVRVYLSNGLYKYIEDLVSNQAGYSVKVKNWSRVTYLLEKAGYKKKLLAVDLDSDRILTTKLNDTNLSTPKQDSHLDLDEAADVSFFYGRETELALIKKYILQDNCRLLVLWGMAGIGKTALARKLAQEIQENFDYVIWRSLHLAPPLETILSQVIQFLSPQKQINITEKSVNLVSSQLIHCLRYYRCLIILDHVDTILDNKYGNELDHFNISDNNYRRQNNYYSLPYIGYLYGYENYGDLIRRIGDSQHQSCLLLTTREKPSKIADFKDENLSVRCLQLTGLNQVENAELFTNKELIEFNQEDIKHINNWYAGNPLFIKLVTNIIHEFFGASVQKFLAQNTLIFAEIRVILDEQFNRLSNLEKQIMYCIAVNPDFISLQTIESNILPSLPQQLILQGIELLQKRSLIERQVSGFSLIPVLREYIIERLIEDNWRFSAQKAGSLLITHAFLEKQLKNYIQASRLNMEN
- a CDS encoding shikimate kinase, giving the protein MNSLLKGINLYLVAMPGAGKTTVGRLLAKQLSYGFIDTDEVIVQAAGQSISQMFAEQGEAEFRLLESKVLAQICAIQKLVVATGGGIILRRENWSYLHHGLVVWLDAAVDILYSRLREDTTRPLLQETDPKAKLRSLLEQRQPLYAQADLRITIREEETPEDISTRVLEAIPSVLKKPDSLPNGY
- the argB gene encoding acetylglutamate kinase codes for the protein MMINDTEYIRQAAATRVQVLSEALPYIQQFTGRTIVVKYGGAAMKDSNLKDKVIRDIVFMSCVGLRPILVHGGGPEINSWLDKLGIEAQFKNGLRVTDAPTMDVVEMVLVGRVNKEIVSLINQAGGSAVGLCGKDGNLIKARPQGEEGIGFVGEVSIVKIKILETLVSNGYIPVVSSVAADDTGQAYNINADTVAGEIAAAMGAEKLILLTDTRGILKDYKDPSSLIPKVDIQEARELIGAGVVSGGMIPKVNCCVRSLAQGVRAAHIIDGRIPHALLLEIFTDGGIGTMIGGSQFV